In one window of Brenneria goodwinii DNA:
- the motB gene encoding flagellar motor protein MotB, with the protein MKHQHPIIRKKRKSGHAGHHGGSWKIAYADFMTAMMALFLVMWLIAISTPMQLAQIAEYFRTPLKIALTGGSQSSESESLIPGGGDDPTQQQGEVKKNIKIDSPERRLDEIRLNRLRERLDQLIESDPRLRALRPHLLIEMVDEGLRIQIIDSQNRPMFKTGSAQVEPYMRDILRAIAPILNDIPNKLSISGHTDDVPYAMGERGYSNWELSADRANASRRELLIGGLSEGKVLRVVGMASTMSLKQAADGSADINRRISLLVLTQEAQRNIEHENAEKTASDVESAEDLRNMELENPKPASPSADNSNNMDEKGETSPQPVNGVPAPERQQPTTELPAAPDSQATPSQ; encoded by the coding sequence ATGAAACATCAGCATCCCATTATTCGTAAAAAGCGCAAATCCGGGCATGCCGGTCATCACGGCGGTTCCTGGAAAATTGCTTATGCTGATTTTATGACGGCGATGATGGCATTGTTTCTGGTGATGTGGTTGATAGCCATTTCCACGCCAATGCAGCTTGCCCAGATAGCGGAGTATTTCCGTACTCCGCTGAAAATAGCCTTAACCGGCGGCAGTCAATCCAGTGAAAGCGAAAGCCTGATTCCGGGCGGCGGCGATGACCCGACCCAGCAGCAAGGGGAAGTTAAAAAGAACATCAAGATCGATTCGCCGGAAAGGCGGCTGGATGAGATCCGCTTGAATCGTCTGCGTGAAAGGTTGGATCAGCTTATCGAATCTGATCCCAGGTTGCGTGCCTTGCGCCCCCACTTGCTGATTGAAATGGTTGATGAGGGGTTGCGTATACAGATTATTGATAGCCAAAACCGTCCGATGTTTAAAACGGGCAGCGCGCAGGTAGAGCCTTATATGAGGGATATCCTGCGCGCTATTGCGCCTATTTTGAATGATATTCCGAACAAACTGAGTATTTCCGGGCATACCGATGATGTTCCCTATGCCATGGGAGAACGTGGCTATAGCAACTGGGAGCTATCGGCCGATCGCGCCAACGCTTCGCGTCGGGAGTTGCTTATCGGTGGTTTGTCCGAGGGTAAAGTTCTGCGGGTTGTTGGTATGGCGTCGACCATGAGTTTGAAACAGGCCGCCGACGGCAGCGCCGATATTAACCGTCGAATAAGTTTGCTGGTGTTGACCCAGGAAGCGCAGAGGAATATCGAACACGAAAATGCCGAAAAAACGGCGTCGGATGTTGAGTCGGCAGAGGATTTACGAAATATGGAGTTGGAAAATCCTAAACCTGCCAGTCCATCTGCCGACAATAGTAATAATATGGATGAAAAGGGCGAAACTTCGCCACAACCCGTAAATGGAGTTCCTGCTCCAGAGCGTCAACAGCCGACTACCGAGTTGCCTGCGGCGCCGGACAGTCAGGCGACGCCTTCTCAATAA
- the motA gene encoding flagellar motor stator protein MotA: protein MLVILGYLVTVGSILGGYLMVGGHLGALYQPSEVLIIAGAALGAFIVGNNGKAIKATGRALPLLVKGSKYNKNLYMDLMALLFRLMAKSRQQGMLSLEADIDNPQESEIFSSYPSLMADANIIEFVTDYLRLMVSGNMNAFEIETLMDEEIETVEHESDVPANSLATVGDALPAFGIVAAVMGVVHSLAYVDRPAAELGMMIAHAMVGTFLGILLAYGFVSPLSTLLRQKNAEKIKVLQCVKVTLLSSLNGYAPQIAVEFGRKTLYSTERPTFVELEEHIRRVKAPAQQKTSENDA, encoded by the coding sequence GTGCTGGTTATATTGGGTTATCTCGTAACAGTGGGGTCGATACTTGGCGGTTATCTCATGGTCGGTGGACACCTGGGGGCGCTTTATCAACCTTCTGAAGTGTTGATTATCGCTGGGGCCGCTCTGGGGGCTTTTATTGTCGGCAACAATGGCAAAGCGATAAAGGCAACAGGACGAGCTTTACCTCTGCTGGTGAAAGGATCGAAATACAATAAAAACCTGTATATGGATCTTATGGCGCTGCTTTTCCGTTTGATGGCCAAATCGCGTCAGCAGGGGATGCTCTCTTTAGAGGCTGATATTGATAATCCCCAGGAAAGTGAAATTTTTTCCAGCTACCCCAGTCTTATGGCTGACGCCAATATCATTGAATTTGTTACCGATTATCTTCGCCTGATGGTAAGCGGCAACATGAACGCGTTTGAAATTGAAACGCTGATGGATGAAGAAATTGAGACCGTTGAGCATGAAAGCGATGTGCCGGCAAACAGTCTCGCCACCGTGGGCGATGCCTTGCCGGCGTTCGGTATCGTGGCGGCGGTTATGGGCGTTGTTCACTCTTTGGCTTATGTTGACCGTCCTGCGGCAGAACTGGGCATGATGATCGCTCACGCCATGGTGGGAACCTTCCTGGGGATTCTGCTGGCTTATGGGTTCGTCTCGCCATTGTCAACATTGCTGCGTCAGAAAAATGCAGAAAAAATAAAGGTTTTGCAGTGTGTGAAGGTCACGTTGCTATCCAGTCTTAACGGTTATGCGCCGCAAATTGCCGTTGAGTTTGGGCGTAAGACGCTGTATTCCACAGAACGACCGACTTTTGTTGAGTTGGAAGAGCATATACGCCGCGTGAAAGCGCCAGCTCAACAGAAAACATCGGAAAATGACGCATGA
- the flhC gene encoding flagellar transcriptional regulator FlhC produces MAEKSIVQEAKDIQMAMELISLGARLQMLESETQLSRGRLIKLYKELRGSPPPKGMLPFSTDWFMTWEQNIHSSMFYNAYSFLQKNGQCSGVEAVIKAYRLYLEQCPPQNDTPLLALTRAWTLVRFVDSGMLQLSECNCCNGMFITHAHQPKNSFVCSLCQPPSRAVKRRKLSQNLADIIPQLLDEQVKHAV; encoded by the coding sequence ATGGCGGAAAAAAGCATCGTTCAGGAAGCGAAAGACATCCAAATGGCAATGGAGCTCATTTCTCTGGGAGCCCGTTTGCAGATGTTGGAAAGTGAAACACAGTTAAGCCGTGGTCGCTTAATTAAATTATATAAAGAACTCAGGGGGAGCCCGCCGCCTAAAGGGATGCTACCGTTTTCAACGGATTGGTTTATGACCTGGGAACAAAATATTCATTCTTCAATGTTCTACAATGCTTATAGTTTTTTGCAAAAAAATGGGCAATGCAGTGGTGTTGAGGCCGTGATTAAAGCCTATCGTCTATATCTGGAACAATGCCCTCCACAAAATGATACGCCATTGCTGGCGTTAACGCGCGCATGGACATTAGTTCGTTTTGTCGACAGCGGTATGCTGCAACTCTCCGAATGTAACTGCTGTAATGGTATGTTTATCACCCACGCTCATCAGCCGAAAAACAGTTTTGTTTGTAGCTTGTGTCAACCCCCTTCCCGAGCCGTAAAAAGACGTAAACTTTCGCAAAATCTTGCCGATATTATACCTCAACTGCTGGATGAACAGGTAAAACACGCAGTCTGA
- the flhD gene encoding flagellar transcriptional regulator FlhD: MGTSELLKHIYDINLSYLLLAQRLINDEKASAMFRLGIDEEMADMLMNLTLPQMVKLAETNQLICHFRFNDHNTIKLLTQESRVDDLQQIHTGILLSSHLLQQLASKEENLPKKRAL; this comes from the coding sequence ATGGGTACCTCTGAATTACTCAAACACATTTATGACATTAATCTGTCTTATTTGTTACTGGCTCAGCGTTTAATTAATGACGAAAAGGCTTCGGCCATGTTTCGTTTAGGCATTGATGAAGAGATGGCCGATATGCTGATGAATCTCACTTTGCCTCAGATGGTTAAATTGGCTGAAACTAATCAACTGATATGTCATTTCCGTTTTAACGATCACAATACAATCAAACTCTTGACTCAGGAATCGCGTGTGGATGATCTGCAACAGATACATACCGGTATTCTGCTGTCGAGTCATTTATTACAACAGTTAGCTTCGAAAGAAGAAAACCTGCCTAAAAAAAGGGCATTGTAA
- a CDS encoding methyl-accepting chemotaxis protein → MKINSRAEQQGKNGLLSNLRLVPLFIIILGGIMLLFALSIGTSSYFLHSSNRSLANITQESDVRMEIADSTNHLRSARLLLIQASAAARIGDTDVFNENLKLAMERVERAKQAFLFYEQRAVKSEQEAALDAELRKSYDAYINQGILPLINSAKEGLFEEVLSHEAEETRKLDLAYNIPLDKAISYRVQHARLLNETANDNAILGYSLMGVSFAISVILTSLTFLLLQRALIKPMNRLVSRIQRIAQGDLTQRMDRYGKNEIGTLGENVQQMQLSLITTVTTVRESADSIYQGSTEISSGNTDLSSRTEQQASALEQTATGMEQLTATVKQNSENAHHASQLAADASQKARKGGEIVANVVNTMNNISGSSRKISEITSVINSIAFQTNILALNAAVEAARAGEQGRGFAVVAGEVRNLAQRSAQAAKEIETLISESVGLVDNGSVLVDQAGQTMKEIVDAVTNVTDIMGEIASASDEQRQGITQASQAISEMDSVTQQNAALVQEASAAAASLEEQAALLTRAVAAFNLSGQQPKAAATTPVTPAPSSLALPRQQATPSNGNWETF, encoded by the coding sequence ATGAAAATAAATTCAAGAGCTGAGCAACAGGGTAAAAATGGTTTGTTAAGTAATTTACGACTGGTTCCTTTATTTATCATTATTCTAGGCGGCATTATGCTGCTGTTCGCCTTATCGATCGGCACGTCCAGCTACTTTTTGCACAGCAGCAACCGTTCACTGGCAAATATCACCCAAGAAAGCGATGTTCGCATGGAGATTGCCGACAGCACCAATCATTTGCGTAGCGCCCGTTTGTTATTGATACAGGCTTCAGCCGCGGCCCGTATTGGTGATACCGATGTCTTTAATGAAAACTTAAAGCTGGCGATGGAACGAGTGGAACGCGCCAAGCAGGCCTTTCTATTTTATGAACAGCGCGCAGTAAAGAGCGAACAAGAAGCCGCTTTGGATGCCGAACTGCGGAAATCCTATGACGCCTATATCAATCAGGGCATCCTGCCGTTGATCAATTCAGCAAAAGAGGGGCTATTTGAGGAGGTGCTATCACATGAAGCCGAAGAAACGCGCAAGCTGGATCTGGCGTATAACATCCCGCTGGATAAAGCGATAAGTTATCGAGTGCAGCACGCGCGATTGCTCAATGAAACGGCAAATGACAACGCCATACTCGGATATTCGCTGATGGGAGTCAGCTTTGCTATCTCTGTCATTTTAACATCGCTGACATTCTTACTCCTGCAACGGGCGCTGATTAAACCGATGAACCGGCTAGTCAGCCGCATCCAACGGATCGCGCAAGGAGACCTCACCCAACGGATGGATCGTTACGGCAAGAATGAAATTGGAACGTTAGGTGAAAATGTTCAACAGATGCAGCTCTCGCTGATAACCACCGTAACAACCGTCCGTGAAAGTGCCGACTCCATCTATCAAGGCTCAACGGAGATTTCCTCCGGCAATACCGATCTTTCCTCACGAACGGAACAACAGGCCTCGGCGCTGGAGCAAACGGCGACAGGTATGGAACAGTTAACGGCAACCGTGAAGCAGAACTCTGAGAATGCGCATCACGCCAGCCAGCTTGCCGCCGATGCATCACAAAAAGCCCGAAAAGGCGGAGAGATCGTTGCTAACGTGGTTAATACCATGAATAACATTTCAGGAAGTTCGAGGAAAATATCTGAAATCACCAGCGTCATTAACAGTATCGCTTTCCAAACCAATATTCTGGCACTGAACGCAGCGGTTGAAGCCGCTCGCGCCGGGGAGCAAGGCCGCGGCTTTGCGGTTGTGGCAGGTGAAGTGCGTAACCTGGCGCAGCGCAGCGCTCAAGCGGCAAAAGAAATTGAAACGCTGATCTCGGAATCGGTGGGCTTAGTTGATAACGGTTCGGTACTGGTTGATCAGGCGGGCCAAACCATGAAAGAAATCGTCGATGCGGTCACCAACGTAACCGACATTATGGGAGAAATCGCCTCTGCGTCTGACGAACAAAGACAGGGGATTACTCAGGCGAGCCAGGCCATTTCAGAAATGGACAGCGTCACGCAGCAAAATGCCGCGCTGGTGCAAGAGGCCAGCGCGGCGGCGGCCTCTCTGGAAGAGCAAGCGGCATTGTTAACCCGAGCCGTGGCAGCATTTAATTTGTCCGGCCAGCAGCCCAAAGCAGCAGCAACAACACCGGTCACCCCGGCTCCCTCTTCCCTGGCGTTACCCCGGCAACAGGCCACGCCGAGTAATGGCAACTGGGAAACCTTTTAA
- the dsrB gene encoding protein DsrB, with protein sequence MKVNDLVTVKTDGRARREGVILAVEEFQEGTMYLVSLEDYPAGVWFFNEVESKDGTFVELKHPSDE encoded by the coding sequence ATGAAAGTTAATGATTTAGTAACAGTTAAAACAGACGGAAGAGCCCGGAGAGAAGGGGTTATTCTGGCGGTTGAAGAGTTTCAGGAAGGCACGATGTATTTAGTATCGTTGGAAGATTATCCTGCCGGAGTGTGGTTCTTTAACGAAGTTGAGAGCAAAGATGGAACGTTCGTAGAGCTTAAACACCCCTCAGACGAGTAA
- a CDS encoding diguanylate cyclase, with protein MDDLLNSNRQIANEETSDNQVILSEWKKLISITSPDAFRLLHTLSKQKSSTLAGEFYSHMLKDPEASHFLSSQQVHDRLFSSMQKWIEVILTNTGENLDELIDHQKKIGLIHARIGIPIELVGRGARRLKWKLYEYVSQQASDKSLCFEAIRFASISMDIAIEIMSTTYSSSHDTAAKSEESYRLLSLLNNADVERERQNAALLNWENTFIFNVATGAPLITTQTFEDSEFGLWFNHKGKPSFGNAQDAQTISEMIKAVDENIGHFNNSIPLTQEAYAPLLKSVRTRIHKIHVFMDSLFDEVQKLESGKDTLTLLLNRRFLPTILRHETSLAMRKNVPLTIAMIDIDHFKVVNDTYGHTVGDAVLKNTAEIFHENTRSSDYIFRYGGEEFMFVLIETTQDEAYTFIDRLREKIQNHKIRLQNNEVVTITISAGIAMYNGHPDYEYLINAADIALYQAKANGRNRIEFAQQ; from the coding sequence TTGGACGACCTATTGAATTCTAATCGACAAATAGCAAATGAAGAAACGAGCGATAATCAAGTCATCCTGTCCGAATGGAAGAAATTGATATCGATAACATCTCCAGATGCATTCCGTCTGCTGCATACCCTATCAAAGCAAAAGTCTTCTACTCTGGCGGGTGAGTTTTATTCACATATGTTAAAGGATCCGGAAGCATCGCATTTTCTCTCAAGTCAGCAGGTTCATGACCGACTTTTCTCTTCTATGCAGAAATGGATTGAAGTTATCCTGACTAACACCGGCGAAAATTTGGATGAGTTGATCGACCATCAGAAAAAAATCGGCCTGATTCATGCGCGTATAGGCATTCCAATTGAATTGGTCGGACGCGGCGCCCGGCGCTTAAAATGGAAGCTCTACGAATATGTGTCGCAACAAGCCAGCGACAAATCCCTCTGTTTCGAAGCTATACGCTTTGCATCGATATCCATGGATATCGCAATAGAAATAATGAGCACAACCTATTCGAGCTCTCACGATACGGCGGCCAAAAGCGAAGAGTCATATCGTCTGTTATCGTTGCTGAATAACGCAGATGTCGAACGGGAACGTCAAAATGCGGCACTGCTGAACTGGGAAAACACCTTTATTTTCAATGTTGCCACCGGAGCGCCGCTGATCACTACGCAAACGTTCGAAGATTCAGAGTTTGGCCTCTGGTTTAACCATAAAGGAAAACCTTCCTTCGGAAATGCTCAGGACGCGCAAACCATCAGTGAGATGATAAAAGCTGTTGATGAAAATATCGGACATTTCAATAACAGTATTCCTCTGACGCAGGAGGCGTACGCGCCATTACTCAAGTCGGTGAGGACCCGGATCCATAAGATCCATGTATTCATGGATTCCTTATTTGACGAAGTGCAAAAATTGGAAAGTGGTAAGGATACCTTAACACTTCTACTGAATCGTCGCTTCCTGCCGACCATTTTACGGCATGAAACTTCATTGGCTATGCGTAAAAATGTACCGCTGACCATCGCAATGATCGACATTGACCACTTCAAGGTCGTTAACGATACCTACGGTCATACAGTCGGTGACGCGGTGTTGAAAAATACCGCTGAAATTTTTCATGAAAATACCAGAAGCAGCGATTATATATTTCGCTATGGCGGAGAGGAATTTATGTTTGTTTTGATCGAAACCACGCAAGATGAGGCTTATACATTTATAGATCGGCTCAGGGAAAAGATTCAGAACCATAAAATCCGCCTGCAAAACAATGAAGTGGTAACCATTACCATTAGTGCGGGTATTGCCATGTAT